The region CAATGGATGAACGCATGATCGGCTGTCCCGTTCCCACGGGAACCTTAACCCGCCACGGACCGCCCTTTCCGTCCCAGACACGGTTGCCCAGATGGGCCATATTTTTACTCTTCCAGGTGATTAAATCAGGGGTTACCAGCTCTTTGCGGTTAATGGGCCGCACCGGACAGGGCACAGGCTTCCAGAGATCAACAAATACCGACCCGGCAATCTGCCGCAGCACCCGTCCGTCCACACTGACAACTTTCATTTTAATACTGTTGCTACCCGGTCTGAGGGCCCGGGGGATCTGGACCCTCAAACTGTCCATGGAATCTTTAAAAAACAGATGGGCAGGCAGCTTGTAATCTCTGAACTTGTAATCTCCGCCCATGGCTTCTGCCTGAGGGGTCAATACTTTGACAACCGCTCTTTGCAGCTCTTCCTGCGACATTACTTTGCCGCCGGTCTGCATGGTCAGAGTAGACGGGATAATGCAGTTGCGAACCATTTCGCCGAGATAGTGCTGCAGGATGACCCGCAGTTTATTGCGGTTCACCCGAACGGGCTTGCGGCTGCGGGACGGGGCATTCCAGAGCTCAACCGCGGAAAGATCCGCTCTGGTCTGCTCCGGAAGATCGCCGTAAAACTCGGCAATATCACCCAGAGTAACCCTTGGACCGTTGACCACGGCGGCAGACTTGATCTTGATCCGCCAGTCGGTGTTCTGCTTGGAAGCCGAAGCCGGAGCAGCCACGAAAGCAGCCATTCCCGCAGCAACCAGAAGCAGCAAAGCCACTCTACGAATCGTATAAATAAAATCTGCCTTAGTCATGATAAACCGTCCTTACTGCTTAAGACTACTCCCCAACTAGGGAGTGCAGAGGAGCTTAGCCCCTTTGCCCGCCGGAGGCGAAATCACTTGTCAAAAGCGCGTCAGCGCATCAATTATCTCTTAACGTTAATAGCGGTCTGGAGCATGGAGTCGGAAGTGGTGATGGCTTTGGAGTTGGTCTCGTAAGCCCTCTGCCCGACGATGAGTCCGACCATTTCGTCAACCAGTTCGACGTTGGAGCCTTCAAGGTAACCCTGTGCAAGGGTACCGAAGTTATCTTCACCCGGTGTACCCTGAATGGCTGCACCGGAAGCTTCGGTTTCAACGTAGAGGTTCTTACCAACTGCGTTCAGACCGGCTTCGTTGATGAAGTCGTAAATGGTAATGTCCGCACTGGAAAGCTCGGTTCCATTCTTGTCAAGGGCTGCAATGTGTCCGTCTTCAGAGACAACCACGTTCACCGCTTCCGCAGGAACAGTGAATTCAGGCTGCAAGGGATAGCCGTTAGAGGTTACCAGACGCCCGTCACTGTCGAGCTTGAAAGCCCCGGCACGGGTGTAGGCGTCTTCACCGTTACGGTCTATGAGAAAGAACCCGTTACCTTCGATAGCGACATCCAGCGGGTTCCCGGTGCTTTCAAAAGATCCCTGACTAAAGAATTTGTGAATGCTGACCTCTTTTACACCCATACCGATCTGCATACCTGTGGGCAGCCTGTTGCCGCCTTCGGTTTCAGAACCGGCAATTCTCATGGTCTGGTACATGAGGTCTTCAAATTCGACCCTGCTTTTTTTGAACCCCTGAGTGTTCACGTTGGCAAGGTTGTTGGAAAGAACATCGATGTGAGTCTGCTGGGCAACCATCCCTGTGGCCGCGGTCCAGAGTGAACGCATCATAATTATATCCCCCTGAGTTATAAATTACATAGTACGACCGACCTTCTCAATGACCTTCTGGTCAAGCGTGTCGGTGGTGGTAATCATTTTCTGGTACATTTCAAAAGTGCGCTGACATTCGATCATGGAAACCATTTCATTGACGACCTGCACGTTGGACTTTTCAATGTAGCCCTGCGCGATTTCGCCTTCTGCGGGAATTTCCCCGCCTTCATTGATGAAAAGGTTCTCACCGTCTTTTTTGAGGGCCCGGGTATCTGCGGGCTGCACAAAATCCAGCCGGCCCACTTCCTGACCGTCGGCGTAAATGACGCCTTCGCCGTCAACGGTTACGGTGGATCGGGGCGGAAGGTTCACCTCTCCGCCATTGGCCATGACCGGATAGCCCTGTTCGGTAATAAGGGTCCCTTCAGGAGAAAGTGTGAACACACCGTTTCTGGTGAGGTACTGTCCGCCGTCCTTCTGGACTTTGAAAAATCCGTCACCGCGGATAGCAAGATCAAGAGGGTTTCCGGTTTTCTGGAAAGACCCCTGCGACATGTCGATAACTTCTTCGGAAAGTCTGGGACGGGCCATGATTTTTGCTTCGGGGAGCAGATCCTTGTCCCTGAGATAGGGTTTGGCATCGGCCACATAGTCGTGGGCGAATCTTACAAACGTGTCCTGAAACGCGCAGTTGTCACGTTTGTAGCCGGTAGTATTGACGTTCGCCAAATTATTGGCGCTGATATCAATCCGGTGTTCGTTGGACATGGCCCCGAAGAGGGCACTGAAAATACTGGATCGCATGTCTTTTTCTCCTGAAAGAGGATTTACTTCGCATCAGTTGTTGAGTCGTTACTTGCAAAGTACAGGCCAAAAAGACAACAGCATAAAAAAATCCCGACCAAGCAAATACTTGGCCGGGATATATTCAATTCTGGCAGATGATTATCAGGCGGAACAGTAAACAATCCCCCCCACCCGCATTTCGGGAACTACTCCCTGTGTTGCGTCAGGAGTCATAAAACCCATGGTGGCGTCGGAGACCTCAAAAGCAACAGTGGCATCAACGCTGCGCACACCCTGCGTAGCCGGCAGTGTGTCCACATGCCCTGCCGGACCGGGAACGGTAGCCCCGGCCGGACCTGCGGTAACATGACCTGCAGGACCTGCGGTGACATGACCAGCGGGACCTGCGACTATATTATCAGTAAGTACCGGCATTTTTTTATCCTGTTTTAATGTGTTCCGTATAACTTAATGATAAATCCGGAACGTGATAAGTCAAATCTACCTGCATGAACAGATAAAGTCAAAGAGTGTCGGGCTTGCGGGTGTTATAATATAATGATACTAATCAATCGACCTGCAACTGGGGATTCCCCGCTATTTTCCGCTCCCTGCCCCAACACTCATTCAGTACTTGACATTGATCCGGGTTATGCCTAAGTTGCTGAACTCGGTGCGGGTGTAACTCAGTGTTCCCAACGGGTATGCATCTTGACTTTTGAAGTTTCAGGCAAACCTCATACACACGCATCGGCCTCAATTTTATAACCTTTCGTTGGGTTAAGATGCTGAGGTGGGCCTTTTTCAGGTCCACTTTTTTTTGTTTTATCAGCCTGAAAATCATATACACGGGGTAAGTCGTGGAACAGGGCTCATTAGCCAAAAAAGTAAGCCAGTTCGTGGAGCCGTCCATTGAATCAATGGGGCTGACCCTCTGGGGTGTGGAAGTCACTTCCGCAAATCGCCCTGCTGTCATCATTTATATTGACAGTGAAAAAGGCGTAAGCATCGACCAGTGCGCAGAAGTAAGCAGAGACATAGGTCTCATGCTTGAGGTTGAGGAAATCATCGACAGCGCATACGTCCTTGAAGTCTCCTCCCCCGGGCTGGAAAGAAAATTTTTCACTCCGGAGCAGATGTCCGCATACATCGGTAAAAAAGTGGACGTCGCCCTCGTATTTTCCATTGAAGGCCGCAAGAAATTCAAAGGCCTTCTTCAGGAAACCGACGAGGAAGGGCTCCTGCTCAAGCTCGAAGATCAGGAAGATCCCATCAAAATAGAATGGGACAGAATAAAGAAAGCAAAACTCATCCACGAGTTTAAATAAAAATTAATTAGGCAGTCATTCGGCACTCCGGCACCACCCATGTGTCAGTAAATTGAGCCGAAGCGGAGGAGCGATATGGGTTCTGAACTCAAAAAGGCGATTGACCAGATCAGCAAGGACCGTGGGATCGACAGAGACCTGCTCATCGATACCCTTGAAGAAGCGGTACGTTCTTCTGTGGCCCGCAAATACGGCGACGCCATGGATATCGAGGTCAACTTCAATGAAGAAGCCGGTGAAATCGAAGTCTACCAGTTCAAGGTAGTTGCAGAAGAAGTTGAAGACGAAATCAGCGAAATCACCCTTGAGGAAGCAAAAGAACACGATCCCAACGTCCAGATCGACGATGAAATGGGCTTCAAGCTCAAAGTCGAAGACCTCGGCAGGATCGCCGCCCAGTCCGCCAAGCAGGTCATCATCCAGCGCATGCGCGATGCGGAACAGGAAATCATCTACGATGAATTCAAGAACCGCATGCACGAAATCGTCAGCGGCATCATCCAGCGCCGCGACCGTACAGGCTGGATCATCAACCTCGGCCGCACCGAAGCAGTTCTGCCCAAGAATGAGCAGATTCCCCGCGAAAGATACAAACGCGGTGACCGCGTCCAGTCTTTCATCATTGATGTGCAGAAAGAATCCCGCGGTCCCCAGATCGTGGTTTCCCGCTCACACCCGGACTACATGAGCGCACTTTTCAAAAGGGAAGTCCCCGAAGTGGACGACGCCACTGTTAAAATCATGGGTGTTGCCCGTGATCCGGGCCTGCGTGCCAAAGTGGCTGTGAACTCCCTTGACCGTGATGTTGACCCTGTTGGCGCATGTGTCGGTATTCGCGGTTCCCGCATCCAGAACATTGTTCAGGAACTTCGCGGCGAACGCATCGACATCGTCGTCTGGAGTCAGGATATCGCTAAATACGCCCAGAACGCCCTCTCCCCTGCGGTGATCACCAGAATCGCAGTAGATGAAGAGGAAAAGACCCTTGAAGTCGTGGTTCCCGATGATCAGCTCACCGTTGCCATCGGCCGCAAAGGACAGAACGTAAAGCTGGCTTCAAGACTGCTGGGCTGGAAAATCGACGTCTTCACTGAAAGCCGCTACGGCGAAATGAACGCCGCCAGCAAGGGCCTTGACCAGTTGGCCAGCGTTGCTGAAATTCCGGTAGACAATTTCCTCTCCGCAGGATTTGAAACCGTCAGCCAGGTCGCCAATGCTTCTGAGGAAATCCTCATGTCCATTTCCGGCATGACTTCCTCCAAAGTATCCGACATGAAGTCCGCGATCATGCTGCTGGGCATAGGTGATGCTGAAGAGGATGCAGTTGAAGAAGAAGTTGCAGAAACAGTTGAAACCGATGCTCCCGTTGAAGCGGAAGAGCAGGTTGCGGATGAAACCGCTGAAGACGCAACAGACGAAGAAGCAGAAAAAGCTTCTGACGAAGAATAATACACTCCGGGGGAAACCCCGGAGTCTCAATAAAGGCTATTGTATTTGACCGGAAAGGACAGCACAGAAAAACATGTACCCACAAGGTCATGTGTCATTTGCAGGCAGCGTTTTGCCAAGGAAGAACTGTCCAGGTTCGTTGTGGGCAAGGGGGCTTCCGACAGCGGACTTATTCCGGATGAGAAAAAGGCAATGCAGGGTCGTGGATATTATGTCTGCGGCAACGAAAAGTGCCTTGAAAGATTTAAATTTTTTCGGCCACGGAAGAAGAACTTCAGGGGGTAGTACCATATGGCTTCAAAAATCAAAGTAAAGGAATTGGCCGCCGAGCTCGGGGTCAATGCCAAAGACATCCTTCAAAAGCTCCGCGAACACGGCGTGCAGGCGAAAAGCACTGTAGCCGCCATTGAAGCGGAAGAGGCAGATGCCGTCCGCAAGGAACTTTCCGGCAAGTCCGGCAAAGTGGAACAGCGCGAGGTTCAGCCCGGCGTTATCGTTCGCCGTCGTAAAGGCGGACGCAAAAAAGCGAAAGAAGAAGCGGAAGCAAAAGAAGCTCCCGTAAAAGAAGAGAAGCAGGAAACCCCTGCTGAAGAAAAACAGGAAGCTCCTAAAGAAAAGGCTCCTGAAAAGAAAAAGCCCGCCAAGAAGGCTCCCGCCAAAAGCGAGAAGCCCAAGGTAAAAATTATCAAGCCTGAAGAACTGGAAAAGAAAGAAGAAGCCCCCGCAAGCGAAGAACCCGCAGCTCCCGAAGCGGAAACGCCCCCCGCCGCCAAGGTAGCTAAAGAGAAAGAAGCCGTGAAGGAAGCTCCTGCTGAAGAAAAACAGGACACTCCCAAGGAAGAGGCTCCTGAAGCACCCAAGGCCGAAGCCAAAGCAAAAGCTGAGAAAAAGCCTGCGGCAGAAGGCGAAAAAGCCAAAGAGGCTGAGCCCAAGAAGAAAAAGCGCAAGAAGAAAAAAGAAGTAGAAGCGCCCAAAGTAAAAATTATTTCCAGACCTGATCCCAACCTTCAGGCTGCACAGCGTGCTGCAGAAGGTCCGGGCGGAGCAAGACGTCGTCCCGGCGGCGACGGACCTTCCGATGACCGTCGCGGTGGAAGACCCGGCGGTGGTCGTCCCGGTGGAGGCCGTCCCGGCGGCGGTAGACCCGGTGGTGGTCGTCCCGGCGGTCCCGGTGGTGGTCGTCCCGGTGGTCCCGGCGGCGGAAGGCCCGGTGGCGGCGGTGGAAGACCAGTTCCCGGTGCACCGGCTCCCGGCAATGATCAGAGCAAGAAGAAGAAATTCAAGAAAGACAAGCGCGTTGTCGAATTCGGTAAGGATTACCGCAAAAACGACAGCGAAAGAGAACTTGAAAGCAAGTTTCGCGGCAAGAAAAAAGGCAAGAAAGGCAGGAACCGCGTTGAGCAGACTCCTGTTGTTCAGAAGCCCCTCAAGGCCGCCAAACGTAAAATCAAGTTCAACGAGGCCATCCGTCTTTCCGACATGGCCCACCAGATGGGACTCAAAGCTCAGGAACTCATCAAGACCCTTTTCGGTCTCGGTGTAATGGCAACTATCAACCAGTCTCTGGATCTTGATACAACCACCCTGCTTGCTGCAGAGTTCGAATACGAAGTAGAAAACGTATCCTACTCCGAAGAAGAGCTGCTTGTACCTACCAGCGAAGCGGATAAGGAAGAGCACCTGAAACCCCGTCCGCCCATCGTGACCATCATGGGTCACGTTGACCACGGTAAAACATCCCTGCTGGATGCCATCCGCCACAGTGCGGTTACCGACGGCGAGGCAGGCGGCATCACCCAGCATATCGGTGCGTACCACGTTTCCACCGACCGCGGCGAAATCGTTTTCCTCGATACTCCCGGTCACGAAGCGTTTACCACCATGCGTATGCGCGGAGCACAGGTTACCGATATTGTTATCCTCGTAGTAGCTGCGGATGACGGCGTCATGGATCAGACCCGTGAAGCTATCTCCCACTCCAAAGCTGCAGGCGTACCCATCGTTGTTGCTGTCAACAAGATGGATAAGGAAGGAGCCAACCCCGAACGCGTACAGCGTGAACTGGCTGACTTCGACCTCGTTCCCGAAGACTGGGGCGGCGACACCATGTTCGTTCCCGTATCTGCTAAAATGGGTACCGGTCTGGACAACCTGCTCGAGATGGTTCAGCTGCAGGCTGAAGTTCTCGAACTCAAGGCCAACCCGGACAAGGGCGCACGCGGTAACATCGTTGAAGCCAAGCTCGACAAGGGCCGTGGTCCCGTGGGTACTGTCCTCATTCAGGAAGGTACCATCAATCAGGGCGATCCCTTTGTCTGCGGTCTCTACCACGGTCGTGTACGTGCCATGTTCGATGACCGCGGTCGCAAGATCAAATCCGCAGGTCCGGCATTCCCGGTCGAGATTCAGGGTTTTGACGGCATCCCCGAAGCTGGTGACGAGTTTATCTGCGTAGCTGACGACAAAGTGGCCCGCCGCATTGCTCAGGAACGTAAGCTCAAACACCGTGAACGCGAACTGGCAGGTAAATCCAAGGTTACCCTTGAATCCTTCCTCGCTTCCAAGCCGAATCAGGAAGTGCAGACCCTCAACGTTGTGCTCAAGGCTGACGTACAGGGTTCACTTGAAGCGATCAACGAAGCCCTTGCCAAGCTGGCTACCGAAGAGATCAAGGTTGAAGTCATCCACGGCGGTGCCGGTGCGATCACTGAATCCGACATCCTGCTGGCTTCCGCTTCACAGGCGATTATCATCGGCTTCAACGTAAGACCGACTGTGAAGATCAAGGAAATCGCAGAGCGCGAAGAAGTGGAAATCCGCTTCTACGACATCATCTACAAGCTGGTCGGAGAAATCAAAGACGCCATGGGCGGCATGCTCTCCCCGGATATCAAGGAAGAGTACCTCGGTCAGGCAGAAGTCAAGCAGACCTTCTCCGTACCCAAAGTCGGTGTTATCGCCGGTTGTTACGTGGTCGATGGCAAGCTGACCAGACATGCTCAGGTTCGTCTGCTGCGTGACGGCGTAGTTATCTACACCGGAACCCTGACTTCCCTGAAACGCTTCAAAGATGACGCCAAGGAAGTGGCCAAAGGCTACGAATGCGGTGTCGGTCTTGAGAAGTTCAACGACATCAAGGAAGGCGACTTCATCGAAGCCTTCGAGGTCGTGGAAGTAGCAAGAACACTCGAATAAGATAAAAAACATCAGAGACGGAAGCACTGCTTCCGTCTCTGATTTAAAATTAGATATGATCATCGGCGTACTCTCACTGGAATTCAGACTGCACGGAAACAGATCACTCAAGGGGAAACGCAAAATATCCCTCAGCCTGAAGCAGAAGCTTCGAAACAAGTTCAACCTCTCTGTATCCGAAGTTGAAGCAATGGACTCTCACGAAAGGCTGGTACTCGCCGCAGTGACTGTCGCCAATGAAACCCGCAAGGTGGAAAGCAGGCTATCCAAGGCTCTAGCCATGATTGAAGCCATGGCCCCGGCCGAGCTTATCCACTGCGAAACAGAAATTTTCAGTTCCTGATCTTTATGATCAGGAATATTTTTTTAGAGGATATACAAAATGAAAACTTCTACATCACGCCGCTCTGTAAAAATGGGCGACCAAATCATGCGCGAAATCGCCACCATGCTCATTGAAGAGATCGGTGACCCGCGTCTGGAGATGGTTTCCATCAGCGGAGTGCGTATGAATAAAGATAATAAAATCGCCGAGGTGATGTTCACCATGGCCGGGGACAAGGACAAGATTGCCGCTGCTGTAAAGGCACTGGACAAAGCCAAAGGCTTCATGCGTTCCAAGCTCAGCAAACGTATTCGCACCCGCCAGATTCCCGAACTCAGGTTCGTGCACGACAACTTCCTCGAGGAGATGGTTTATGGAAGCTCGACTGAAAGAGATATGTCGGATTCTTAAAGAAGAAGACGACTTTCTCGTAGCAGCGCACTTCAATCCGGACGGGGATGCCCTGGGTTCCACCGCTGCCATGGGATACATTCTTGAAAAGCTTGGAAAACGCTACAGGTTATACAACCAGAGCGGCATGCCCGAAGCCATGGAATGGTTCGAGACTCCCGCACCTATTCTGACCGAAATCCCTAAAGGGTTCGAGGGCTGGTACATCATCCTTGATTGCGGTGATGCGCCGCGCATGGGCGAAACGCTCATGAACGCCATGGACCCGGAAAAATCCATCAATATCGACCACCACATGGGCAACTCCGGCTTTGCCGCCGTGAACTGGGTGGATACCAACCGCCCGGCAGTAGGTGAAATGGTCACCCTCATTGCCCGCGAACTGAAAATTTCCCTTTCCGGCAGGCTGGGCGAGTCCATTTACCTGTCCATTGCCACGGATACCGGTTTTTTCACCTACAACAACACCAAGCCCGAGACCCTTGAAATCATCGCGGACATCATCCGCTACGGTCTCGATCTCGGTGAGTTTGTACCCAAAATCCGCAACCAGTGGACCATGAAACGCATCAATCTCTGGGCCACCGCGCTGGGCAAGATTGAAATGCACCATGACGGACAGACCGCCATGCTCTTCATCCCGCAGGAAATGCTCGATGAAGCAGGTGCAGCAGGTTCGGACTGCGAAGGACTGGTCAGTTTTATCCTGCGCATCAAGGGCGTACGCGTGGCAGTGCTCATCCGCGAGGACAGCCCCATGCGCTACAAGTTCAGCCTGCGTTCCCAGTCCCGCGACAACGTACAGGTTGTAGCCTCCCTCTTCGGAGGCGGCGGTCACAAGAACGCTTCCGGCGGCTTGATTGAGAATGCACCGGAAACCGTCCGCGAAAGACTTATCACAGCAATTGGCGATAAGGTCATGAATTAAATTTCACTCAGGCGAAGCCTCGATAAAAGGTTTTGGGATTCTTAAACCCTTTTGCAAAAGGGTTTAAGCCCGCCGGGAGGCTCGCCGAAGGCATTAGTTAATATGGGAAGAAAACCAAAAAAAAGTCCATTCCAGAAGCACGGCGTTCTGGTTCTTAATAAGCCCAGCGGCCCCACTTCTGCTGATTGCCTCAATTCCATCAAGCGCGAATTGAAGCAGTACAAAATCGGCCATGCCGGGACCCTTGATCCTCTGGCGGAGGGCGTACTGCTGGTCATGCTCGGTCAGGCCACAAAGTTAGGGCCTTATTTACTCGGACATGATAAAGTATACACTGGCAGCTTAAGTATCGGTAGAACTACAGACACTTACGATATTCAGGGAACTGAAACATCCACCGGAGACATTTCCGAAATTACGGAAAAAATGGTGGAAAATGAAATTTTACACTGGAATGACTTGACTAGTCAGGAAGTTCCTGCCTATTCGGCTGCAAAGCATAAAGGCAAACCGCTCTATGAACTGGCCAGAAAAGGGGAAGAAACCCCGGTCAAGATCAAGAGCATTGAAATATTTGACGCAGAACCGCTGGAAGTGACTCTGCCACTGGCCCGTTTCCGGGTTGGGTGCTCTGCCGGCACCTATATTCGCTCCCTGGTCCATAGCTTGGGGTCGCGGCTCGGATGCGGCGCGGTAATGGAATCACTTAGGCGTGAAGAAAGCCGACCTTATCGGCTCAGTGAAGCGCACAACCTCGACGAGGTTCTTGCCGATCCTGAAGGATTCGAGGCACGGATTATTCCCCTTGCGGATGCCCTGCCCCACTGGCACAGGTTTACCGTTTCGGAAGACATGTCAGGAGCCATCAAGAACGGAACAAGAATCCCTGTCGCGGATATTGCTGCTGATCAGGAAATTATCGAAGGAGAAAGGGCAATGTTCCTTGAACCTGACGGTACCGCTCTGGCTCTAATGGAGACAAAGCAGATCGACGATAAGCTTCTCTGGGTAATTCTTCGCGGCCTGTGGGGCTGATTCCCCCGCGGGATTATCAACTTCCGGCACAACTAAACATTCGCGTTTAAACGCGAATTGGAGGATAACGCTATGGTTATGACTGCTGAAGACAAGGCAAAAGTAATTGAAGAATACCAGACCAAAGAAGGTGACACCGGTTCCCCTGAAGTACAGGTTGCTCTTCTTACCGCAAGAATCAAGTACCTGACCGACCACTTCAAGAGCCACAAAAAGGATTTCCACTCCCGCACCGGCCTGCTCAAAATGGTCGGCCAGCGCAGAAACATCCTGAAGTACCTGAAGTCCAAAGACATTCAGCGTTACCGCGATCTTATTGCAAGACTTGGTCTGCGCAAATAAGCAGTTTCCGGGGAGGGTTTACCCTCCCCTTTTTTTATAGATATTCACACATTTGTGTTTTCATCTGACTTTACATCATATAGATGGTAGTTAGATTGAATCGAACAGTGGAATCCGTGCTCTCCTGCAATGGATTTTTAGTTGGCTGAGGAAGGGGTTCATCCCCGTCTATGAAATCCTCCCTTAGCCGGCTGGAAAATTCGGACAGCACCGGGTTCCGACATTACAACTTATTTAATGAGGAATCTAAATGTTAGTACCTTTTGAACCCACTTCCGTATCCGGTCAGGTCGGTAATCTCGACATCACACTGGAAACCGGACGTATGGCTAACCAGACCAACGGAACCGTACTTATCAAGTCCGGCGGCACCGTTGTTCTCGTTACTGCCGTAGGCATGGCCGCAGACGGCCCGCGCGACTTTTTTCCCCTGACCTGCAACTACCTCGAAAGAACCTACGCAGCAGGCCGCATCCCCGGCGGTTACTTCCGCCGTGAAGTTGGTCGTCCTTCCGACCGTGAAACCCTTGTTTCCCGTCTTATGGACCGCCCCATCCGCCCCATGTTCCCCAAAGGATACCGCGACGAAGTTCAGGTTATCGCAACTGTTCTTTCCGCTGATACCGACACCAACCCCGATGTCCTGGCCATGACCGGTGCATCCGCAGCCCTGCACATCTCCGACCTGCCTTTCAACGGTCCTGTTGCTGCAGCCCGCGTCGGCTACGTCAATAACGAATTCGTACTCTACCCCACCTACAAAGGTGTGGCTGAGCAGTCCGAACTCAACCTCGTCTTCGCCGCTACCCGCGACGCAGTCATCATGGTTGAAGGCAGTTCCCAGTTCCTGTCTGAAAACACCATTGCTGAAGCACTGGAGTGGGGACACGAGCAGATGGCTCCCATGTTCGACCTGCAGGACGCACTGCGCGAAAAAGTAGGCCGCCCCAAAATGGAAGTGGCTGAACCAGTTAAAGACGAAGAAGTTATCACCCTCGTTACCGAGAACTTTTCTGATGACCTCGACAAGGCACTTTCCATTCCCGCAAAGATGGAACGCAGAGATGCCAAGTCTGAAGTTAAAGCCAAAGCCAAGGCACTGGTTGAGGAAAAATTCCCCGAAGAGCCTGCCAGAGTAAAAGCTGTCGGCGATGTCATGGGCGATCTTGAAAAGAAAATCGTTCGTAAACGCATTGTTGACAACGGCGTTCGTATTGACGGTCGTGACCTGACCACCGTACGTAATCTTTCCATGGAAGTAGGCAGCCTGCCCATGACCCACGGTTCCGCCCTGTTCCGCCGCGGTGAGACTTCCGCTCTCGCTGTCTGCACACTGGGTTCCACCCGTGATGAGCAGCGTTTTGAAACCCTCATCGGTGAAGACACCAAACGTTTCATGCTGCACTACAACTTCCCTCCGTACTGCGTTGGTGAAGCAAGATTCCTGCGTGCACCTTCCCGCCGTGAAATCGGCCACGGAACTCTGGCTGAACGCGCTCTTACTCCGGTACTGCCCGCAGCAGAAGCATTCCCCTTCACCATGCGTGTAGTTTCCGAGGTAATGGACTCCAACGGTTCTTCCTCCATGGCTTCCGTATGCGGCACCACCCTGTCCCTCATGGACGCAGGTGTACCCATCAGCGCGCCTGTAGCAGGTATCGCCATGGGGCTTTGCCAGGAAGGCGACGAGTACTACGTTCTCACCGACATCCTCGGTGATGAAGATGCTCTCGGCGATATGGACTTCAAAGTTGCCGGTACTGAAGAAGGTATCACTGCAATTCAGATGGATATCAAAATCAGCGGTATCCCCGCAGAAGTCCTGCGCAACGCGCTCGGTCAGGCAAAAGAAGCCCGCCAGATCATCCTCGATGACATGAAGCAGGTTATTGCCGAACCCAGAGCTGAACTTTCCGTGAACGCTCCCCAGATGGAAGTACTGCAGATCAACCCCGAAAAGATCCGCGATCTCATCGGACCCGGCGGTAAAAACATCAAGGCGATCACTGCTGAA is a window of Desulfovibrio sp. JC010 DNA encoding:
- a CDS encoding bifunctional oligoribonuclease/PAP phosphatase NrnA, giving the protein MEARLKEICRILKEEDDFLVAAHFNPDGDALGSTAAMGYILEKLGKRYRLYNQSGMPEAMEWFETPAPILTEIPKGFEGWYIILDCGDAPRMGETLMNAMDPEKSINIDHHMGNSGFAAVNWVDTNRPAVGEMVTLIARELKISLSGRLGESIYLSIATDTGFFTYNNTKPETLEIIADIIRYGLDLGEFVPKIRNQWTMKRINLWATALGKIEMHHDGQTAMLFIPQEMLDEAGAAGSDCEGLVSFILRIKGVRVAVLIREDSPMRYKFSLRSQSRDNVQVVASLFGGGGHKNASGGLIENAPETVRERLITAIGDKVMN
- the rpsO gene encoding 30S ribosomal protein S15 — encoded protein: MVMTAEDKAKVIEEYQTKEGDTGSPEVQVALLTARIKYLTDHFKSHKKDFHSRTGLLKMVGQRRNILKYLKSKDIQRYRDLIARLGLRK
- a CDS encoding DUF503 domain-containing protein, with translation MIIGVLSLEFRLHGNRSLKGKRKISLSLKQKLRNKFNLSVSEVEAMDSHERLVLAAVTVANETRKVESRLSKALAMIEAMAPAELIHCETEIFSS
- the truB gene encoding tRNA pseudouridine(55) synthase TruB, producing the protein MGRKPKKSPFQKHGVLVLNKPSGPTSADCLNSIKRELKQYKIGHAGTLDPLAEGVLLVMLGQATKLGPYLLGHDKVYTGSLSIGRTTDTYDIQGTETSTGDISEITEKMVENEILHWNDLTSQEVPAYSAAKHKGKPLYELARKGEETPVKIKSIEIFDAEPLEVTLPLARFRVGCSAGTYIRSLVHSLGSRLGCGAVMESLRREESRPYRLSEAHNLDEVLADPEGFEARIIPLADALPHWHRFTVSEDMSGAIKNGTRIPVADIAADQEIIEGERAMFLEPDGTALALMETKQIDDKLLWVILRGLWG
- the rbfA gene encoding 30S ribosome-binding factor RbfA, whose product is MKTSTSRRSVKMGDQIMREIATMLIEEIGDPRLEMVSISGVRMNKDNKIAEVMFTMAGDKDKIAAAVKALDKAKGFMRSKLSKRIRTRQIPELRFVHDNFLEEMVYGSSTERDMSDS
- the infB gene encoding translation initiation factor IF-2, whose translation is MASKIKVKELAAELGVNAKDILQKLREHGVQAKSTVAAIEAEEADAVRKELSGKSGKVEQREVQPGVIVRRRKGGRKKAKEEAEAKEAPVKEEKQETPAEEKQEAPKEKAPEKKKPAKKAPAKSEKPKVKIIKPEELEKKEEAPASEEPAAPEAETPPAAKVAKEKEAVKEAPAEEKQDTPKEEAPEAPKAEAKAKAEKKPAAEGEKAKEAEPKKKKRKKKKEVEAPKVKIISRPDPNLQAAQRAAEGPGGARRRPGGDGPSDDRRGGRPGGGRPGGGRPGGGRPGGGRPGGPGGGRPGGPGGGRPGGGGGRPVPGAPAPGNDQSKKKKFKKDKRVVEFGKDYRKNDSERELESKFRGKKKGKKGRNRVEQTPVVQKPLKAAKRKIKFNEAIRLSDMAHQMGLKAQELIKTLFGLGVMATINQSLDLDTTTLLAAEFEYEVENVSYSEEELLVPTSEADKEEHLKPRPPIVTIMGHVDHGKTSLLDAIRHSAVTDGEAGGITQHIGAYHVSTDRGEIVFLDTPGHEAFTTMRMRGAQVTDIVILVVAADDGVMDQTREAISHSKAAGVPIVVAVNKMDKEGANPERVQRELADFDLVPEDWGGDTMFVPVSAKMGTGLDNLLEMVQLQAEVLELKANPDKGARGNIVEAKLDKGRGPVGTVLIQEGTINQGDPFVCGLYHGRVRAMFDDRGRKIKSAGPAFPVEIQGFDGIPEAGDEFICVADDKVARRIAQERKLKHRERELAGKSKVTLESFLASKPNQEVQTLNVVLKADVQGSLEAINEALAKLATEEIKVEVIHGGAGAITESDILLASASQAIIIGFNVRPTVKIKEIAEREEVEIRFYDIIYKLVGEIKDAMGGMLSPDIKEEYLGQAEVKQTFSVPKVGVIAGCYVVDGKLTRHAQVRLLRDGVVIYTGTLTSLKRFKDDAKEVAKGYECGVGLEKFNDIKEGDFIEAFEVVEVARTLE